In Prunus dulcis chromosome 1, ALMONDv2, whole genome shotgun sequence, the following are encoded in one genomic region:
- the LOC117614846 gene encoding putative calcium-transporting ATPase 13, plasma membrane-type: MSTTLHAKLGCIEIALLFAVQKSILSKHQRKWRSAFATIYCSRAFNLSSLSKPKFTNTKIPRSPSYATLTVEPDNEFEIDQTTLTDLVKERSLNQLRELGGVEEIASALKTDAEHGIQGYGDAQDIAKRVEAFGSNTYMKPPAKGFFHFVWEAFKDLTIIILLGCAALSLGLGIKVHGLKEGWIDGGSIFIAIILVISVSAVSNYRQNRQFDKLSKVSDNVQIEAVRGGRRQQISIFDIVVGDVICLKIGDQVPADGLFLDGHSLQVDESSMTGESDHVEINQTQNPFLFSGTKVADGYARMLVTSVGMNTTWGEMMGQISRDTNEQTPLQARLNKLTSSIGKVGLVVAFLVLIVLLARYFTGNTQDENGNQEYNGSKTKFDDILNAVVEIVAAAVTIVVVAIPEGLPLAVTLTLAYSMKRMMVDKAMVRKLSACETMGSATVICTDKTGTLTMNEMKVTKFWLGEEPVAEEAFSSISPYVLNLIQEGVALNTTGSIYRPSSNSEIEISGSPTEKAILSWAVHGSKMDMQKVVKSCSILYVEAFNSKKKQSGVLMKRKADNNTIQAHWKGAAEMILAMCTSYYNASGLVINMDDNAKMRFEQIIQGMAASSLRCIAFAHKEIPAEEQVDERDHKALLKEDGLTLLGLVGLKDPCRPGVKEAVGDCQYAGVNVKMITGDNVFTAKAIATECGILKPNQDMFSGAVVEGVQFRNYTPEERMLKVDKICVMARSSPFDKLLMVQCLKQKGHVVAVTGDGTNDAPALKEADIGLSMGIQGTEVAKESSDIVIMDDNFASVATVLKWGRCVYNNIQKFIQFQLTVNVAALVINFVAAVSAGEVPLTAVQLLWVNLIMDTLGALALATEKPTKELMEKKPVGRTEPLITNIMWRNLLPQALYQIAILLTLQFRGKSIFGVDDKVKDTLIFNTFVLCQVFNEFNARKLEKKNVFKGIHTNKLFLGIIAVTILLQVVMVEFLKKFADTERLNWGQWGACIGIAAVSWPIGWVVKSIPVPEKPIFSYLKMKKHKKNSI, encoded by the coding sequence ATGTCGACCACCCTGCATGCGAAACTTGGGTGCATTGAAATTGCGTTGCTTTTTGCTGTTCAAAAAAGCATTCTTAGCaaacaccaaagaaaatggcgTTCTGCTTTTGCAACCATCTACTGCTCTAGAGCCTTCAACCTTTCTTCTCTatccaaacccaaattcaCGAACACCAAAATACCTCGCTCTCCCTCTTATGCCACTCTTACTGTCGAGCCAGATAATGAGTTTGAAATTGATCAAACCACCCTCACTGACCTTGTCAAGGAGAGAAGCCTCAACCAGCTCCGGGAGCTGGGAGGGGTTGAAGAAATAGCATCAGCTCTCAAAACTGATGCAGAGCATGGAATCCAAGGCTATGGTGATGCTCAAGACATTGCCAAAAGAGTTGAAGCATTTGGCTCAAACACATACATGAAGCCACCAGCAAAAGGGTTCTTCCATTTTGTTTGGGAAGCTTTCAAAGACCTCACAATTATCATCCTCTTAGGCTGTGCTGCACTCTCTCTTGGTCTCGGGATCAAAGTGCATGGCCTTAAAGAAGGCTGGATCGATGGTGGAAGCATATTTATCGCAATCATTCTGGTGATTTCTGTGTCGGCTGTAAGTAATTACAGGCAGAACAGGCAGTTTGATAAGTTATCAAAAGTCAGTGACAATGTCCAAATTGAAGCTGTGAGAGGCGGCAGGCGCCAACAGATTTCGATATTCGATATTGTTGTTGGCGATGTCATTTGCTTGAAGATTGGAGATCAAGTTCCAGCTGACGGGTTGTTTCTTGATGGCCATTCATTACAAGTAGATGAATCAAGCATGACGGGGGAAAGTGACCATGTGGAAAtaaatcaaacccaaaatccattCTTGTTCTCTGGCACCAAAGTGGCTGATGGCTACGCTCGAATGCTTGTAACTTCTGTGGGCATGAACACAACTTGGGGTGAAATGATGGGCCAAATCAGCCGTGACACGAATGAACAGACCCCTTTACAAGCTCGCCTCAACAAGCTAACTTCATCAATTGGTAAAGTTGGTTTGGTTGTTGCTTTTCTAGTGCTCATTGTCTTGTTAGCTAGATACTTCACAGGAAATACACAGGATGAGAATGGAAATCAGGAGTATAATGGCAGCAAGACCAAATTTGATGACATATTAAACGCGGTCGTTGAGATTGTAGCAGCAGCAGTTACAATTGTTGTGGTGGCAATTCCAGAAGGCTTGCCTTTAGCTGTGACTCTGACTCTTGCTTATTCCATGAAGAGAATGATGGTTGATAAAGCAATGGTGAGGAAGCTCTCTGCTTGTGAGACCATGGGCTCTGCTACCGTCATTTGTACTGACAAAACAGGCACTCTCACCATGAATGAAATGAAGGTGACTAAGTTTTGGTTGGGTGAAGAACCTGTGGCAGAGGAAGCTTTTTCATCCATATCTCCATATGTTCTTAATTTGATCCAAGAAGGGGTTGCTCTGAATACAACTGGTAGCATATACAGGCCTAGTTCCAATTCAGAAATTGAAATCTCAGGCAGTCCTACTGAGAAGGCTATTCTTTCATGGGCGGTACATGGATCGAAGATGGATATGCAGAAAGTGGTGAAGAGTTGTAGCATTCTGTACGTTGAGGCCTTCAattcaaagaagaaacaaagcgGGGTTTTGATGAAGAGGAAGGCTGACAACAATACAATTCAAGCACATTGGAAAGGAGCTGCTGAGATGATACTAGCAATGTGCACAAGTTACTACAATGCCTCTGGACTTGTTATAAATATGGATGACAATGCAAAAATGAGATTTGAGCAGATTATTCAAGGTATGGCAGCTAGCAGCCTCAGATGCATTGCATTTGCACATAAAGAAATTCCAGCAGAGGAGCAAGTGGATGAACGAGACCACAAAGCTTTGCTAAAAGAAGATGGATTGACTCTATTAGGACTTGTTGGTCTTAAAGATCCATGCCGTCCCGGGGTGAAGGAAGCAGTTGGAGACTGTCAATATGCAGGGGTAAATGTCAAAATGATCACAGGTGACAATGTTTTCACTGCAAAAGCCATAGCCACAGAATGTGGGATACTCAAGCCTAATCAGGACATGTTCAGTGGAGCAGTGGTAGAAGGTGTGCAATTTCGCAACTACACGCCGGAAGAGAGAATGTTGAAGGTGGACAAAATCTGTGTAATGGCAAGGTCCTCCCCATTTGACAAGCTCCTAATGGTGCAATGCTTGAAACAGAAAGGCCATGTGGTTGCAGTGACAGGTGACGGCACGAATGATGCACCTGCTTTGAAAGAAGCTGATATAGGACTTTCCATGGGAATTCAAGGCACAGAAGTTGCCAAAGAGAGCTCAGATATTGTGATCATGGATGACAACTTTGCATCAGTGGCCACAGTTTTGAAATGGGGAAGATGTGTTTACAATAACATCCAGAAGTTCATCCAATTCCAGCTCACTGTCAATGTTGCAGCTCTTGTGATCAACTTTGTAGCAGCAGTTTCAGCAGGTGAAGTCCCATTAACAGCAGTTCAATTGCTGTGGGTGAATTTGATCATGGACACACTAGGTGCTCTGGCTCTTGCCACTGAGAAGCCCACAAAAGAACTCATGGAGAAGAAACCAGTGGGAAGGACTGAGCCTCTCATCACCAACATCATGTGGAGGAACCTCTTGCCTCAAGCACTGTACCAGATTGCAATCCTCCTGACCCTGCAATTCAGAGGCAAATCAATCTTTGGTGTGGATGACAAGGTAAAGGACACCTTGATCTTCAACACTTTTGTGCTGTGCCAGGTGTTCAATGAGTTCAATGCAAGGAAGcttgagaagaagaatgtGTTCAAGGGAATTCACACCAACAAATTGTTTCTGGGGATCATTGCAGTGACAATTCTGCTTCaggtggtgatggtggaaTTTCTCAAGAAGTTTGCAGATACAGAGAGGTTGAATTGGGGGCAATGGGGTGCATGTATTGGAATTGCAGCTGTTTCTTGGCCAATTGGTTGGGTTGTCAAGTCTATACCTGTACCAGAGAAACCCATTTTCAGCTATCTGAAGATGAAAAAACATAAGAAGAACTCCATTTGA